A window of Pan paniscus chromosome 10, NHGRI_mPanPan1-v2.0_pri, whole genome shotgun sequence contains these coding sequences:
- the PLEKHG6 gene encoding pleckstrin homology domain-containing family G member 6 isoform X2, with the protein MRAPSKDSWPPALRLMGAGIEPLLRALLADSIPEDTLCWGSGQARGLSPMRLRDPEPEKRHGGHVGAGRLHSPKLKELTKAHELEVRLHTFSMFGMPRLPPEDRRHWEIGEGGDSGLTIEKSWRELVPGHKEMSRELCHQQEALWELLTTELIYVRKLKIMTDLLAAGLLNLQRVGLLMEVSAETLFGNVPSLIRTHRSFWDEVLGPTLEETRASGQPLDPIGLQSGFLTFGQRFHPYIQYCLRVKQTMAYAREQQETNPLFHAFVQWCEKHKRSGRQMLCDLLIKPHQRITKYPLLLHAVLKRSPEARAQEALNAMIEAVESFLRHINGQVRQGEEQESLAAAAQRIGPYEVLEPPSDEVEKNLRPFSTLDLTSPMLGVASEHTRQLLLEGPVRVKEGREGKLDVYLFLFSDVLLVTKPQRKADKAKVIRPPLMLEKLVCQPLRDPNSFLLIHLTEFQCVSSALLVHCPSPTDRAQWLEKTQQAQAALQKLKAEEYVQQKRELLTLYRDQDRESPSTRPSTPSLEGSQSSAEGRTPEFSTIIPHLVVTEDTDEDAPLVPDDTSDSGYGTLIPGTPTGSRSPLSRLRQRALRRDPRLTFSTLELRDIPLRPHPPDPQAPQRRSAPELPEGILKGGSLPQEDPPTWSEEEDGASERRNVVVETLHRARLRGQLPSSPTHADSAGESPWESSGEEEEEGPLFLKAGHTSLRPMRAEDMLREIREELASQRIEGAEEPRDSRPRKLTRAQLQRMRGPHIIQLDTPLSASEV; encoded by the exons GAACTCACCAAGGCCCATGAGCTGGAGGTGAGGCTGCACACTTTCAGCATGTTTGGGATGCCCCGGCTGCCCCCTGAGGACCGGCGGCACTGGGAGATAGGAGAGGGTGGCGACAGTGGCCTGACCATCGAGAAGTCCTGGAGGGAGCTGGTGCCTGGGCACAAG GAGATGAGCCGGGAGCTCTGCCACCAACAGGAGGCCCTGTGGGAGCTCCTGACCACCGAGCTGATCTACGTGAGAAAGCTCAAGATCATGACTGAT CTGCTAGCCGCCGGCCTGCTGAACCTGCAGCGAGTGGGACTGCTGATGGAA GTGTCAGCTGAGACCCTGTTTGGAAATGTCCCCAGCCTGATTCGAACCCACCGGAGCTTTTGGGATGAGGTGCTGGGGCCCACCCTGGAGGAGACTCGGGCCTCGGGCCAGCCTCTGGACCCCATTGGTCTGCAAAGTGGCTTCCTGACG TTTGGCCAGCGGTTCCACCCCTACATCCAGTACTGCCTCCGAGTGAAGCAGACCATGGCTTACGCCCGAGAGCAGCAAGAAACTAACCCTCTCTTCCATGCCTTCGTGCAG TGGTGTGAGAAGCACAAGCGCTCTGGAAGGCAGATGCTCTGTGACTTGCTCATCAAGCCCCACCAGCGCATCACCAAGTACCCACTGCTGCTCCATGCTGTGCTCAAGAGGAGCCCCGAGGCACGAGCCCAAGAGGCCCTGAATGCCATG ATTGAAGCCGTGGAGTCATTCCTGCGACACATCAATGGGCAGGTCCGCCAGGGCGAAGAGCAAGAGAGCTTGGCGGCTGCAGCACAACGCATCGGGCCCTACGAGGTGCTGGAGCCACCCAGTGATGAGGTGGAGAAG AACCTGCGTCCATTCTCCACCCTGGACCTGACGTCCCCCATGCTGGGGGTTGCGTCTGAGCACACCAGACAGCTGCTGCTGGAGGGACCCGTGCGAGTGAAGGAGGGACGAGAAGGGAAG ctggaCGTGTACCTGTTCCTCTTCTCTGATGTGCTCCTTGTGACCAAGCCCCAGCGCAAGGCGGACAAAGCCAAGGTCATCCGCCCCCCTCTCATGCTGGAGAAGCTCGTGTGCCAACCCCTGCGAGACCCCA ACAGCTTCCTGCTGATCCACCTCACTGAATTCCAGTGTGTCTCCAGCGCCCTCCTTGTGCACTGTCCCAGTCCTACAGACCGTGCCCAGTGGCTGGAGAAGACCCAGCAGGCCCAG GCCGCCCTACAGAAGCTGAAGGCAGAGGAGTATGTTCAACAGAAGAGGGAGCTCCTGACCCTCTATCGGGACCAGGACAGGGAGTCCCCCAGCACCAGGCCCTCCACGCCTTCCCTGGAGGGCTCTCAGAGCAGCGCAGAGGGGAG GACTCCTGAGTTCTCGACCATTATCCCCCACCTGGTGGTGACAGAAGACACAGATGAAGATGCTCCCCTTGTGCCAGATGATACCTCAGACTCTGGCTACGGCACTTTGATCCCAGGCACCCCCACGGGGTCCCGCTCCCCACTGAGCCGTCTACGCCAAAGAGCCCTTCGGCGGGACCCTCGCCTCACCTTCTCCACCCTGGAACTCCGGGACATCCCTCTGCGTCCCCACCCTCCCGACCCCCAAGCTCCTCAACGCCGAAGCGCCCCCGAACTGCCGGAAGGAATCCTAAAAGGAGGCAGTCTTCCCCAGGAAGACCCACCAACCTGGTCTGAGGAAGAAGATGGGGCCTCCGAGCGACGGAATGTGGTGGTGGAAACACTCCACAGGGCCCGGCTTCGGGGCCAGcttccctcctccccaacccATGCTGACTCTGCCGGGGAGAGCCCCTGGGAGTCCtcaggggaggaggaagaagaggggccTCTGTTCCTGAAAGCTGGCCACACATCCCTGCGCCCAATGCGGGCTGAGGACATGCTCAGAGAGATCCGGGAGGAGCTGGCCAGCCAAAGGATTGAGGGGGCCGAGGAGCCCCGGGACAGCAGGCCACGGAAGCTGACTCGGGCCCAGCTGCAGAGGATGCGGGGGCCCCACATCATTCAGCTGGACACCCCTCTGTCCGCATC AGAGGTATGA
- the TNFRSF1A gene encoding tumor necrosis factor receptor superfamily member 1A — MGLSTVPDLLLPLVLLELLVGIYPSGVIGLVPHLGDREKRDSVCPQGKYIHPQNNSICCTKCHKGTYLYNDCPGPGQDTDCRECESGSFTASENHLRHCLSCSKCRKEMGQVEISSCTVDRDTVCGCRKNQYRHYWSENLFQCFNCSLCLNGTVHLSCQEKQNTVCTCHAGFFLRENDCVSCSNCKKSLECTKLCLPQIENVKGTEDSGTTVLLPLVIFFGLCLLSLLFIGLMYRYQRWKSKLYSIVCGKSTPEKEGELEGTTTKPLAPTPSFSPTPGFTPTLGFSPVPSSTFTSSSTYTPGDCPNFAAPRREVAPPYQGADPILATALASDPIPNPLQKWEDSAHKPQSLDTDDPATLYAVVENVPPLRWKEFVRRLGLSDHEIDRLELQNGRCLREAQYSMLATWRRRTPRREATLELLGRVLRDMDLLGCLEDIEEALCGPAALPPAPSLLR, encoded by the exons acagggagaagagaGATAGTGTGTGTCCCCAAGGAAAATATATCCACCCTCAAAATAATTCTATTTGCTGTACCAAGTGCCACAAAG GAACCTACTTGTACAATGACTGTCCAGGCCCGGGGCAGGATACGGACTGCAGGGAGTGTGAGAGCGGCTCCTTCACCGCTTCAGAAAACCACCTCAGACACTGCCTCAGCTGCTCCAAATGCCGAAAGG AAATGGGTCAGGTGGAGATCTCTTCTTGCACAGTGGACCGGGACACCGTGTGTGGCTGCAGGAAGAACCAGTACCGGCATTATTGGAGTGAAAACCTTTTCCAGTGCTTcaattgcagcctctgcctcaatGGGACCGTGCACCTCTCCT GCCAGGAGAAACAGAACACCGTGTGCACCTGCCATGCAGGGTTCTTTCTAAGAGAAAACGACTGTGTCTCCTGTAGTAA CTGTAAGAAAAGCCTGGAGTGCACGAAGTTGTGCCTACCCCAGATTGAGAATGTTAAGGGCACTGAGGACTCAG GCACCACAGTGCTGTTGCCCCTGGTCATCTTCTTTGGTCTTTGCCTTTTATCCCTCCTCTTCATTGGTTTAATGTATCGCTACCAACGGTGGAAGTCCAAGCTCTACTCCATTG ttTGTGGGAAATCGACACCTGAAAAAGAG GGGGAGCTTGAAGGAACTACTACTAAGCCCCTGGCCCCAACCCCAAGCTTCAGTCCCACTCCAGGCTTCACCCCCACCCTGGGCTTCAGTCCCGTGCCCAGTTCCACCTTCACCTCCAGCTCCACCTATACCCCCGGTGACTGTCCCAACTTTGCGGCTCCCCGCAGAGAGGTGGCACCACCCTATCAGGGGGCTGACCCCATCCTTGCAACAGCCCTCGCCTCCGACCCCATCCCCAACCCCCTTCAGAAGTGGGAGGACAGCGCCCACAAGCCACAGAGCCTAGACA CTGATGACCCCGCGACGCTGTACGCCGTGGTGGAGAACGTGCCCCCGTTGCGCTGGAAGGAATTCGTGCGGCGCCTAGGGCTGAGCGACCACGAGATCGATCGGCTGGAGCTGCAGAACGGGCGCTGCCTGCGCGAGGCGCAATACAGCATGCTGGCGACCTGGAGACGGCGCACGCCGCGGCGCGAGGCCACGCTGGAGCTGCTGGGACGCGTGCTCCGCGACATGGACCTGCTGGGCTGCCTGGAGGACATCGAGGAGGCGCTTTGCGGCCCCGCCGCCCTCCCGCCCGCGCCCAGTCTTCTCAGATGA